The following are encoded together in the Clostridia bacterium genome:
- a CDS encoding folate family ECF transporter S component, whose product MSKTKTIAFVGLLVAIEIIFTRFLSFQTPIIRIGFGFIPIAFSAIMFGPAIGGLTAAIADVVGMIVFPKSAYFPGFTLSAFLSGAIYGLFLYRKPVTVLNVSKSVLLITILVDLGLNTLWLSMITGKAALVLLIPRVYKSLIMLPVQIAAIQVLWKYIGSHIDKASYAKSN is encoded by the coding sequence ATGAGTAAGACAAAGACAATTGCTTTTGTCGGGCTGCTCGTAGCAATAGAAATCATTTTTACTCGTTTCCTGTCCTTTCAGACTCCAATAATAAGAATAGGCTTCGGGTTCATACCTATTGCATTTTCAGCAATAATGTTTGGTCCTGCAATAGGTGGATTGACTGCTGCTATTGCTGATGTAGTAGGAATGATAGTTTTCCCAAAGTCGGCATATTTCCCCGGGTTTACTTTAAGTGCATTTCTGAGTGGTGCTATATATGGGCTCTTTCTATATAGAAAGCCCGTAACTGTACTAAATGTATCAAAGAGTGTACTATTGATAACTATACTTGTTGACCTTGGACTGAATACGCTTTGGCTATCCATGATTACCGGTAAAGCTGCATTGGTACTGCTGATACCAAGAGTATACAAGAGCTTGATTATGCTCCCGGTACAAATTGCTGCAATACAAGTATTATGGAAATACATAGGCAGCCATATTGATAAAGCAAGCTATGCAAAGAGCAATTAA
- a CDS encoding NlpC/P60 family protein encodes MLQFKRLLFFSTVFILLLGLFTVTVNADDNKITTVAASSLNLRSGPSTANAVIVTLKQGYKLTILETSKGWYKVKTPARTVGWVHSDYVTKTDTIASRGAVTRTQSKAASELSTEIVSYAKKFLGVKYVWGGNTPSGFDCSGFVKYVYNHFDLSIERTASSQAKQGTAVKKADLRAGDLVFFDTNGGHNKVNHVGIYIGDGNFIQSSSGSSAHKVVISNLESGFYNNSYMTARRFF; translated from the coding sequence ATGCTACAATTTAAAAGGTTGTTGTTTTTTTCCACTGTATTTATTTTATTGCTCGGTTTGTTTACAGTCACTGTAAATGCCGATGATAATAAAATAACTACAGTCGCTGCTTCAAGCTTAAATCTGCGCAGCGGTCCCAGTACAGCTAATGCTGTTATAGTCACTTTGAAACAAGGTTATAAATTAACGATCCTCGAAACCTCTAAGGGCTGGTATAAAGTAAAAACGCCTGCTCGTACTGTAGGTTGGGTACATAGTGACTATGTCACAAAAACAGATACAATTGCTTCCCGTGGAGCTGTCACAAGAACCCAATCGAAAGCTGCCTCTGAGCTTTCCACAGAAATCGTAAGCTATGCGAAAAAGTTTCTTGGTGTAAAGTATGTTTGGGGTGGAAATACACCGTCCGGCTTCGATTGCTCAGGCTTTGTAAAATATGTCTATAATCATTTTGATTTAAGCATTGAACGTACCGCTTCAAGTCAAGCAAAGCAGGGTACAGCCGTCAAAAAAGCAGATTTAAGAGCAGGTGACCTTGTATTCTTTGACACCAACGGTGGACACAACAAAGTAAATCATGTGGGAATATATATCGGTGATGGGAATTTTATTCAGTCCTCATCCGGAAGCTCTGCACACAAAGTCGTCATTTCCAACTTGGAGTCAGGCTTCTATAATAATTCTTACATGACGGCAAGGCGCTTTTTTTAA
- a CDS encoding GGDEF domain-containing protein has product MNNQEFDNNDNISMLTGTNIINKKFIIETIMEHSQDTFYFKDKDSRFLFISKVVASRLGIDNPDSVIGKTDFDLFKEPHAAKAYQDEQSIIRTGKPILGKVEMELWLDGSVTWVSTSKYPLLDSSGNIIGTWGVSRNITELKNAEEELERVNKELMEANRKLEVLSVTDSLSGLYNHRYFYDILQKEMARRNRNGSTDSVIVLMDIDNFKYLNDSLGHMAGDFSIRHVANLLKDSIRESDYVFRYGGDEFIVLFSGTGMEGAKEAADKLLEVVARTPVPLGNSETRVTISGGAAALSEAKDANELMNIADMRLYKSKKAGRNRISYA; this is encoded by the coding sequence ATGAACAATCAAGAGTTTGATAACAACGACAACATTTCGATGCTGACCGGCACAAATATAATTAATAAGAAGTTCATTATCGAGACAATCATGGAACATTCCCAGGATACCTTCTATTTCAAGGATAAGGATTCAAGATTTCTTTTTATTAGCAAGGTTGTGGCCTCACGGCTCGGGATTGATAATCCTGATTCTGTCATTGGAAAGACTGATTTTGATTTGTTCAAGGAACCTCATGCTGCAAAAGCTTACCAGGATGAGCAATCTATTATAAGAACCGGTAAGCCCATACTGGGCAAAGTAGAGATGGAACTATGGCTGGATGGGTCAGTGACTTGGGTATCTACATCGAAATACCCGCTTTTGGACAGCAGTGGGAATATAATAGGAACCTGGGGGGTATCCAGGAATATCACAGAGCTTAAAAATGCTGAGGAGGAGTTGGAGAGAGTGAATAAAGAGCTGATGGAGGCAAACCGGAAGCTTGAAGTGCTTTCTGTAACTGATTCTCTTTCGGGCTTATACAACCATAGATATTTTTACGACATACTTCAGAAGGAAATGGCTAGACGGAACCGCAACGGCTCAACAGATTCCGTAATAGTGCTTATGGACATAGACAACTTCAAGTATCTGAATGATTCCTTAGGACATATGGCAGGAGACTTTTCAATAAGGCATGTTGCTAATTTGCTAAAGGATAGCATAAGAGAATCTGATTATGTTTTCAGATACGGCGGAGATGAGTTTATAGTGCTATTTAGCGGCACTGGCATGGAGGGAGCAAAAGAAGCTGCGGACAAGCTGTTGGAAGTAGTTGCAAGAACCCCTGTTCCTTTAGGGAATTCTGAGACCAGAGTAACAATCAGCGGCGGGGCAGCTGCTTTAAGTGAAGCAAAAGATGCCAATGAATTGATGAATATTGCAGATATGAGGTTATATAAATCAAAGAAAGCCGGAAGAAATAGAATATCATATGCTTGA